AGGATATTTTTCCGGTGGGCCACACGGGTGGCCATGGAGAGACTGACGGGTCATCACAAGGGGCTTGACGGTTGACAGGGACTTCCGCAAAGATGAAGCGCCGATGAGATCCGACCCTGCCCAGGCGTGGATCGTCCACCTTGCCGCAGTGACCTCTCTGGGCGGCAGCCTTCAGGAACTGTGGGAGAGGCTCCTGGCCGGGCAGACCGCCATCAGACCGGTGTCCAGATTTTCTACGGCCGGGTACACGTCCGATGTTGCGGCCTGCATCCCCGATCTGGCTTCCGTGGCCGGGAAATCCATGATGCACGATCTGCTCCATCGACTGGCACAGGAGATCGGACCGGTGCCGTCAGACGCCTTTCTCATCACTGCAACCACCAAGGGAGGGATAGACAGCCTGGAAAGATTACAGCGGGGGGGCTGTGCCGATTACCGGGATCTCCTCCTTTCCTCCCTGCCGGAAATCCTGGGCCGTCGCCTCGGGCTGAAACATGCGGGCATCAACATCAGCGCGGCCTGTGCCTCCTCCACCATCGCCGTGGCCAGGGGGGCGGCCATGATCGCTTCGGGCATGAGGGATGCGGTGCTGGTCTGCTGTGCGGATCTGGTGACCGAATTCGTGTTTTCGGGCTTCTCGTCATTGGGCGCGTTGTCCCCTGTCCCCTGCATGCCGTTTGACCGGAGACGGCGCGGGATGTCTCTGGGGGAAGGCGCGGCATCCCTCCTGTTGATGAGCCGGGACCGGGCCCGTAAGGAGAACAGGCCTGCCCTGGGAAGAATCCTGGGATGGGGCGCAGCCAACGATGCCTCCCATATTACTGCCCCGGCAAGAGACG
This Deltaproteobacteria bacterium DNA region includes the following protein-coding sequences:
- a CDS encoding beta-ketoacyl-[acyl-carrier-protein] synthase family protein; the encoded protein is MRSDPAQAWIVHLAAVTSLGGSLQELWERLLAGQTAIRPVSRFSTAGYTSDVAACIPDLASVAGKSMMHDLLHRLAQEIGPVPSDAFLITATTKGGIDSLERLQRGGCADYRDLLLSSLPEILGRRLGLKHAGINISAACASSTIAVARGAAMIASGMRDAVLVCCADLVTEFVFSGFSSLGALSPVPCMPFDRRRRGMSLGEGAASLLLMSRDRARKENRPALGRILGWGAANDASHITAPARDGSGLIKAVTGALKQAGLAAEQISAVCAHGTGTVHNDAMELTAFHRVFGNHTPPLFSVKGAIGHALGAAGGIEAALGAKALSRQTVPPTTGFLEPETGAEGWVHGDPVRISGDCLLSTNSGFGGINAAIILGKGTPE